A window from Salvia miltiorrhiza cultivar Shanhuang (shh) chromosome 2, IMPLAD_Smil_shh, whole genome shotgun sequence encodes these proteins:
- the LOC131010407 gene encoding putative pentatricopeptide repeat-containing protein At1g19290, translated as MVNLASQISRLLILRRHDALRSLSFTFSDHLVDAVLKNLKLHPVAALHFFHLASKENHFRPHFKSYVKIVHILSNARMFDETRLYLRGLVELAERDHLPVSLIYDELVAVFREFRFSGTVFDMMMKTYVERRLVKNALYMFDNLPKCGRVPSLRSCNGLLSCLVKDKDFHAVSCVYDQMIRVGVAPDVYTCAIMVDAHCKDGRLAKALEFVVGVESMGLKMNVVVYNSLINGYVEKRDMQGVEKVLELIRQQGISKNLITYTLLIKGYCKIGNLDQADRIFREMKGETGLTLVLDEKVYGVLIDGYCRNGRLDDADRVKNEMLSLGLGMNMFIFNSLINGYCKLGQLREAERVIVSMVEANFKPDGYSYNTLLDGYCKRGMIAEALKLCRQMTSDGVHSTNISYNTLLKGLCQYGDMNDALSLWEMMLKRGLVPDEVGFSTLLHGLFRKGNSNKAFTLWKHVLARGYARSTILCNAMLNGLCKMGMMIEAEQILEKMIGMGCSPDAMTNRTLIDGYCRAGDIKRAFKIKDAMDAEGIPASLEMYNSLIHGLFQAEKSNEVSNMLSEVHAKALSPNIITYGALISGWCKEGNLKKAFDAYFEMRGKGISPNVYICSTIISGLNRLGRTDEANMLVQKMVDLDVVPDLKHFYQSFNFNRLQTETQKVANSLDESAQRCIIPNNILYNVVISGLCKSGKTDDAKKIISDLSQRGFTPDEFTYSTLIHSASISGATDEAFLLRDEMLKKGISPNIVIYNALIGGLCKSGNLDRALRLFHKLHIKGLVPNLITYNIIIDGCCKRGSTSEALKLLGRMIKEGVAPSVKTYCAFLSSLLQQGNVKEYLKLLVEMHKEGLATDSIRHCRSFEDVTVAAEALS; from the exons ATGGTAAATCTTGCCTCCCAAATCAGCCGCCTCTTAATCCTCCGTCGTCACGACGCCCTCAGAAGCCTCTCTTTCACTTTCTCCGACCACCTCGTGGACGCAGTGCTAAAAAATCTCAAGCTTCATCCAGTGGCCGCGCTTCACTTCTTTCATCTAGCCTCCAAAGAGAATCACTTCAGACCTCATTTCAAATCCTACGTCAAGATCGTCCATATTTTGTCAAATGCCCGAATGTTTGATGAAACGCGGTTGTATTTACGTGGTCTCGTGGAGCTGGCGGAGAGGGACCATCTTCCAGTTTCTCTGATATATGATGAATTGGTGGCTGTTTTTAGGGAATTTAGGTTTTCTGGAACTGTTTTTGATATGATGATGAAAACTTATGTGGAGAGGAGGCTGGTGAAGAATGCCTTGTACATGTTTGATAATTTGCCTAAATGTGGTCGTGTGCCGAGCTTGCGATCGTGTAATGGTTTGCTGAGCTGTTTAGTTAAGGACAAGGATTTTCATGCCGTTTCTTGTGTTTATGATCAGATGATAAGAGTTGGGGTTGCTCCGGATGTGTATACTTGTGCCATAATGGTGGATGCTCACTGTAAAGATGGCAGACTTGCTAAAGCACTGGAGTTTGTGGTAGGCGTGGAGAGTATGGGATTGAAAATGAATGTTGTGGTCTATAATAGCTTGATCAATGGGTATGTGGAGAAGAGGGATATGCAAGGGGTGGAGAAAGTGCTGGAGTTAATACGTCAGCAAGGAATTTCCAAGAATTTGATAACTTATACACTGTTGATTAAGGGTTATTGTAAAATAGGGAACCTTGATCAAGCAGATAGAATATTTAGAGAGATGAAGGGAGAGACTGGACTCACATTAGTTTTGGATGAAAAGGTGTATGGTGTATTAATTGATGGATATTGTCGTAATGGAAGACTGGATGATGCCGACAGAGTTAAGAATGAGATGCTGAGTTTGGGATTGGGAATGAATATGTTCATCTTCAATTCTTTGATTAATGGGTACTGCAAACTTGGTCAACTTCGTGAAGCGGAGCGTGTTATAGTGAGTATGGTTGAAGCTAATTTCAAACCGGATGGTTATAGCTACAATACGTTATTGGATGGATACTGTAAAAGAGGGATGATTGCTGAAGCACTTAAGCTTTGCCGTCAAATGACTAGTGATGGTGTACATTCAACAAATATAAGTTACAACACTCTGTTAAAAGGTTTATGCCAGTATGGTGATATGAACGATGCTTTGTCGTTGTGGGAAATGATGCTCAAGAGAGGTTTGGTTCCTGATGAAGTTGGATTTAGTACACTTCTCCATGGTCTTTTCAGAAAGGGAAACTCGAATAAAGCTTTCACATTGTGGAAACATGTTTTAGCAAGGGGCTATGCAAGAAGTACTATTCTGTGCAATGCAATGCTCAATGGGCTATGTAAAATGGGAATGATGATTGAAGCAGAGCAAATTCTTGAAAAGATGATAGGAATGGGTTGTTCACCAGATGCGATGACCAATAGAACCTTGATAGATGgatattgcagagctggagaTATTAAAAGAGcttttaaaattaaagatgCCATGGATGCAGAGGGAATTCCTGCTTCGCTTGAAATGTATAATTCACTGATTCATGGATTATTCCAAGCTGAGAAATCAAATGAAGTATCAAATATGCTCTCTGAGGTCCATGCAAAAGCACTGAGCCCTAATATTATTACTTATGGAGCACTGATAAGTGGTTGGTGTAAAGAAGGGAACCTGAAGAAAGCTTTTGATGCTTATTTTGAGATGAGAGGCAAAGGAATTTCCCCAAATGTGTATATATGCAGCACAATCATCAGTGGGTTAAACAGGCTTGGTCGGACTGATGAAGCAAATATGTTGGTACAGAAAATGGTAGATTTAGATGTTGTCCCAGACCTTAAACATTTTTACCAGTCTTTTAACTTCAACAGACTTCAGACAGAAACACAGAAAGTTGCAAATTCCCTCGATGAAAGTGCTCAAAGATGCATCATTCCCAACAACATTCTATATAACGTAGTTATATCTGGCTTATGCAAAAGTGGAAAGACTGACGATGCTAAAAAAATTATCAGTGATCTGTCGCAAAGAGGCTTCACTCCAGATGAGTTTACATACTCAACCCTTATCCACAGCGCTTCCATCTCGGGTGCCACTGATGAAGCTTTTCTTTTACGGGATGAGATGCTGAAAAAGGGTATTTCTCCTAATATAGTAATATATAATGCTCTTATAGGTGGCTTATGTAAATCAGGAAACCTTGACCGTGCATTGAGGCTTTTCCATAAACTTCACATCAAAGGTTTAGTTCCGAACCTCATCAcctataatataataattgatgGCTGTTGTAAGAGAGGTAGCACCAGTGAAGCCCTTAAACTTCTGGGGAGAATGATAAAGGAAGGGGTTGCTCCTTCAGTCAAAACATATTGTGCATTTCTCAGTAGTCTCTTACAGCAGGGAAATGTGAAAGAATACCTGAAACTTTTAGTTGAAATGCACAAGGAGGGCCTTGCCACGGACTCTATTAGGCATTGCAGATCATTTGAAG ATGTTACCGTTGCTGCTGAAGCACTGAGCTGA
- the LOC131010408 gene encoding elongation of fatty acids protein 3-like has translation MSRQLIQQLNFWVAEHPSIVHFRWSPTESWAATWWFLMTSIAAYIGISSAVHILLRVVGRVKPVALGPVPALHSLAMSLLSATIFAGMLSSSVAEIRDTRWFWQRNKTPFQWLLCFPLGTRPSGRVFFWSYVFYLSRFLHILRTLFVLLRRPGNFPLFQLINHAALICMSFLWLEFSQSFQVLAILSMSMVFALVYGYRFGVEMGLGRSDFPFVMLCQIALVVTNSAWHMGVLVLHFWKGGCNGMGAWLFNTVLNSFVLLFLLNSYVTRCLTHTHRDHQSL, from the coding sequence ATGAGTCGACAATTGATCCAACAGCTGAACTTCTGGGTAGCGGAGCACCCATCCATCGTCCACTTCCGGTGGAGTCCGACGGAGTCATGGGCGGCGACGTGGTGGTTCCTGATGACCTCCATCGCGGCCTACATTGGCATCTCGAGCGCCGTCCACATCCTCCTCCGCGTGGTGGGGCGGGTGAAGCCGGTGGCGCTGGGGCCCGTGCCGGCCCTCCACAGCCTGGCCATGTCCCTCCTCTCGGCGACGATCTTCGCCGGCATGCTGAGCTCCTCGGTGGCGGAGATCCGCGACACGCGGTGGTTCTGGCAGCGGAACAAGACCCCGTTCCAGTGGCTCCTCTGCTTCCCCCTGGGCACCCGCCCCTCCGGCCGCGTCTTCTTCTGGTCCTACGTTTTCTACCTCTCCCGCTTCCTCCACATCCTCCGCACGCTCTTCGTCCTCCTCCGCCGCCCGGGGAACTTCCCGCTCTTCCAGCTCATCAACCACGCCGCTCTCATCTGTATGTCGTTTCTCTGGCTCGAGTTCTCGCAGTCGTTCCAAGTGCTGGCGATTCTGTCCATGAGCATGGTGTTCGCGCTGGTGTACGGCTACAGATTCGGCGTCGAGATGGGGCTGGGGCGGAGCGATTTCCCGTTTGTGATGCTCTGTCAGATTGCTTTGGTGGTGACGAACTCGGCGTGGCATATGGGGGTGTTGGTGCTCCATTTCTGGAAAGGCGGCTGCAACGGCATGGGCGCTTGGCTCTTCAACACCGTGCTCAACAGCTTCGTGCTTCTCTTCCTCCTCAATTCTTATGTTACAAGGTGTTTGACCCACACACACAGAGATCATCAATCCCTTTAA